One segment of Asterias rubens chromosome 2, eAstRub1.3, whole genome shotgun sequence DNA contains the following:
- the LOC117306770 gene encoding uncharacterized protein LOC117306770: protein MTNEKGDVGSSRKRRKESQKSPRSTHPKDKVAATEPTVNSAEIPAVTAPSETPPNPESRRSAKKAAKQERDSETAQRGFFSNCFHIGKYVVLVLVLPAILNHASLYREAAELKPQGELYDVGWNHKMLLHCTGTGSPTVVLDAPTGMTSDAWCLVQPRIAKFTRVCSYDRAGLGFSERTPVNFTSESYSVVNEERGQASTVERMVEDLYHLLQVSSDQPQPFIMVGSELGSINARFFTQMYERVVSDLVLIDPLAEGIFEMDNGIWSNFWFEHLLPSFQSLQLSAAIGLSRIALLLGLMEQPITGNVIPDTVVMRQKYLLCQPRHLSSVVDEHYFINQSLAQLRTAFLVKPFPKSVSVTVITGNYYDEQLPSSLNKVWAKAQQNLMSKAHKDAKHILINGADHHMLYRNPNSIVEPVRKLVKQWRARHNGTQETSDSQNSGSNGTVRSEKS, encoded by the exons ATGACAAATGAAAAGGGAGACGTGGGTAGTTCAAGAAAACGACGAAAAGAATCTCAAAAATCTCCGCGAAGTAcacatccaaaggacaaagttGCAGCGACAGAGCCTACCGTCAATAGTGCCGAAATACCGGCGGTGACTGCGCCCAGCGAGACACCACCAAACCCGGAGTCTAGGCGCAGCGCAAAGAAAGCGGCCAAACaagaaagg GATTCAGAAACTGCTCAGCGTGGTTTTTTCTCAAACTGTTTCCACATTGGAAAGTATGTAGTTTTAGTATTGGTCTTGCCTGCAATTCTCAACCATGCATCATTGTACAGAGAAGCAGCTGAATTAAAACCACAAG gtgAACTGTACGATGTTGGATGGAACCACAAGATGCTTTTACACTGCACTGGCACAGGCTCACCAACTG TTGTTCTTGATGCACCAACTGGTATGACGTCTGATGCTTGGTGTTTAGTTCAACCAAGGATCGCTAAATTTACTCGA GTTTGTTCTTATGATAGAGCTGGTCTGGGCTTCAGTGAGAGGACACCTGTG AATTTTACTTCAGAATCCTACAGCGTTGTGAATGAAGAGAGAGGACAAGCTAGTACTGTGGAAAG GATGGTTGAGGACCTGTATCACCTATTACAAGTAAGCAGTGATCAGCCTCAACCGTTTATTATGGTGGGGTCTGAATTGGGATCCATCAATGCAAGGTTCTTCACTCAGATGTATGAGCG CGTTGTTTCTGACCTGGTACTGATCGATCCCCTTGCTGAAGGAATCTTTGAGATGGACAATGGAATATGGAGTAACTTTTG GTTTGAGCACCTACTGCCTTCCTTCCAGTCTCTTCAGCTCTCTGCTGCGATTGGTCTATCACGCATTGCCTTATTGTTAGGTCTCATGGAACAGCCAATCACAGGCAACGTTATACCAGACACTGTAGTCATGAGACAG aaatatTTACTGTGTCAGCCTCGTCATCTGAGTTCAGTTGTTGATGAGCATTATTTCATCAATCAGAGTTTAGCTCAATTAAG AACTGCCTTCCTAGTGAAGCCATTCCCGAAGTCTGTATCAGTGACAGTTATTACTGGAAACTACTACGACGAGCAACTGCCAAGCTCTCTTAATAAG GTATGGGCCAAAGCCCAACAGAATCTGATGTCCAAAGCACACAAAGACGCTAAGCATATTCTGATCAACGGCGCTGATCATCACATGCTGTACCGTAATCCAAATTCCATCGTGGAACCGGTCCGTAAACTTGTCAAACAATGGAGGGCTCGGCATAATGGAACGCAAGAAACTAGTGACAGTCAGAACTCTGGTTCTAATGGGACTGTACGGAGTGAAAAGTCATGA